The following proteins come from a genomic window of Gymnogyps californianus isolate 813 unplaced genomic scaffold, ASM1813914v2 HiC_scaffold_34, whole genome shotgun sequence:
- the ARHGAP9 gene encoding LOW QUALITY PROTEIN: rho GTPase-activating protein 9 (The sequence of the model RefSeq protein was modified relative to this genomic sequence to represent the inferred CDS: inserted 1 base in 1 codon), whose protein sequence is MLAGRWRLEGRRWRQAEPAVVLRALYNYAYRAEDGRHVAMAAGEQFLLLHKANEDWWQVRRASEPRWARPFFVPATYVAELDPGDTGRRSTLTPSQPVGTAPSAGWAPPPTFGGLGASPGPQHRSLLLLQPPNGHDLLETPRRHREAGLPPPADSPRTTARWSSKDAGVPGGTQVSHGRTLAHHSLEDGAAAPQPSPAPPCAPTLPTVSYPGAGGHWEGLGTALTLSLQEVQKAGQLNRTKIAXGGKKLRKSWGVSWVVLAGNSLIFYKEHKGPAPTAWCPASSRPESSVDLRGAALDWARDLSSKKNVIHLRTVTGNEFLLQSDQEATIQEWARAIRGVIRQLDLENPMHAPVGWLRRGDVGDLVELSGDEDEAPRVTEGAGAPGAPHGPDALEKKRVKSKLRRFIVKRPPLQSLQEKGLIRDQVFGCRLDALCQRENTTVPRFVRLCVEAIEERGLDVDGIYRVN, encoded by the exons ATGCTGGCAGGGCGGTGGCGGCTGGAGGGGCGGCGGTGGCGGCAAGCTGAGCCAGCCGTGGTGCTCCGCGCCCTCTACAACTACGCATACCGCGCTGAGGACGGGCGGCATGTGGCCATGGCAGCTGGCGAGCAGTTCCTGCTGCTCCACAAAGCCAACGAGGACTGGTGGCAGGTGAGACGGGCCAGCGAGCCCCGCTGGGCTCGGCCCTTCTTCGTCCCTGCTACCTACGTGGCCGAGCTGGACCCTGGTGACACCGGGAGACGGAGCACACTGACCCCTAGCCAGCCTGTGGGCACAG CCCCCAGCGCCGGCTGGGCCCCCCCTCCAACTTTTGGGGGCCTGGGAGCGTCACCTGGACCCCAGCACCGGTCGCTGCTTCTTCTACAACCCCCAAACGGGCATGACCTCCTGGAAACCCCCCGGCGGCACCGGGAGGCG GGCCTGCCTCCCCCTGCCGATTCCCCCAGGACCACGGCACGCTGGAGCTCCAAGGATGCTGGGGTCCCCGGTGGCACC CAGGTGAGCCACGGCCGGACCCTTGCCCACCACAGCCTGGAGGATGGGGCAGCCGCCCCCCAGCCCTCACCGGCCCCGCCCTGcgcccccaccctgcccaccGTGAGTtaccccggggccggggggcacTGGGAGGGACTGGGGACAGCACTGACCCTGTCCTTGCAGGAGGTGCAGAAGGCTGGGCAGCTCAACAGGACCAAGATCG GAGGGGGAAAGAAGCTCAG GAAGAGCTGGGGGGTCTCCTGGGTGGTGCTGGCCGGGAACAGCCTCATCTTCTACAAGGAGCACAAGGGACCGGCACCCACTGCCTGG tgccctgccagcagccgcCCCGAGAGCAGCGTGGACTTGCGGGGGGCTGCCCTGGATTGGGCCCGTGACCTCTCCAGCAAGAAGAACGTCATCCAC CTCCGCACTGTGACGGGTAACGAGTTCCTGCTGCAGTCAGACCAAGAGGCCACCATCCAGGAGTGGGCCCGGGCCATCCGGGGGGTCATCCGCCAGCTG gaCCTGGAGAACCCCATGCATGCGCCTGTGGGGTGGCTGCGCCGGGGGGATGTTGGGGACCTGGTGGAGCTCAGCGGGGACGAGGATGAGGCGCCGCGGGTCACTGAGGGGGCCGGGGCTCCAG GTGCCCCCCACGGCCCTGACGCCTTGGAGAAGAAGCGGGTGAAGAGCAAGCTGAGGCGCTTCATCGTCAAGCGGCCCCCGCTCCAGAGCCTGCAGGAGAAGGGGCTCATTCGAG ACCAGGTGTTTGGGTGCCGCTTGGACGCCTTGTGCCAGCGGGAGAACACCACAGTGCCCCGCTTCGTCCGGCTCTGCGTGGAGGCCATCGAGGAGAGAG GCCTTGATGTTGACGGGATCTACCGGGTCAAC
- the MARS1 gene encoding methionine--tRNA ligase, cytoplasmic: MRLRVAAGGPAALKVLAAAGAAAAPVRLVWAGPLERPLAPLSTPWVPALELDSGTVLFSPNAICQFFFLARGEEPTDLTNQWLEWEATELQPAASAALYTQLVHGKKGLEAVEALGKLLAHIEQNLSRRGTAYLAGDTKSVADVVVWGTLFPVLQDETSLPSELQVLRTWFQSMTLSEACRKAADSILTPKALLEFKSYLQKQPPPCLAMERATSNEPEEEEGSEPALTEEEITAAVDAWGRGAAALPKPWQPQKPVLPVEGMRNILITSALPYVNNVPHLGNIIGCVLSADTFARYCRLRNWNTLYVCGTDEYGTATETKAVEEGLTPQEICNKYNAIHADIYRWFNISFDFFGRTTTPYQTMIAQDIFQRLLARGFLLQDTMEQLRCEDCQRFLADRFVEGTCPFCSYKEARGDQCDKCGKLINAVELKNPQCKLCRGVPVVKPTQHLFLDLPKLQEQLEPWLEQSWATGDWTANARYITRSWIRDGLKPRCITRDLKWGTPVPLDGFRDKVFYVWFDAPIGYLSITANYTDQWERWWKNPQQVKLYNFMAKDNVPFHSVIFPCSLLGADDNYTLVNHLIATEYLNYEDGKFSKSRGVGVFGDMAKDTGIPADIWRFYLLYLRPEGQDSAFSWSDLMLKNNSELLNNLGNFINRAGMFVCKFFGGTVPNMVLTLDDKRLLARVTLELRQYHQLLEKVRIRDALRCILNISRHGNQYIQVNEPWKRIKGDEKDRQRAGTVTGVAVNIASMLAVMLQPYMPAVSLAIQRQLCIPPDCFVLSHDFTCTLPPGHCVGTVSPLFQKLENDQVEALRKRFGGGQPEDLAVEPQAKDTPPASETLVAPGDPQLIQELTEEVAKQGNHVRQLKANKAEKAQVDTEVAKLLELKKQLALAEGKSPEVPVPKGKRKK, encoded by the exons ATGCGGCTGCGggtggcggcgggcggccccgccgcgctgAAGGTGCTGGCGGctgccggggccgccgccgccccggtgCGGCTCGTCTGGGCCGGCCCCTTAG AGCGGCCCCTCGCCCCGCTGAGCACCCCGTGGGTGCCTGCTCTGGAGCTGGACAGCGGCACCGTCCTCTTCTCTCCCAACGCCATCTGCCA gtTCTTCTTCCTGGCCCGCGGCGAAGAGCCCACCGACCTCACCAACCAGTGGCTGGAGTGGGAGGCCACTGAGCTGCAG CCGGCTGCCTCAGCTGCCCTGTACACTCAGCTGGTGCACGGCAAGAAGGGGCTGGAAGCAGTGGAAGCCCTGGGGAAGTTGCTGGCCCACATAGAGCAGAACTTGTCCAGGAGAGGCACTGCCTACCTTGCTGGG GACACCAAGTCAGTGGCTGATGTGGTTGTATGGGGTACCTTGTTCCCTGTCCTCCAGGATGAGACCAGCCTGCCAA GTGAGTTGCAGGTGCTGAGGACCTGGTTCCAGAGCATGACGCTCTCGGAGGCCTGCAGAAAAGCTGCCGACTCCATTCTGACGCCCAAGGCGCTGCTGGAGTTCAAGTCCTACCTGCAGAAGCAGCCTCCGCCCTGCCTGGCCATGGAGAGAGCCACCAGTAACGAGCCTGAG GAGGAAGAAGGTTCTGAGCCTGCCCTGACGGAGGAGGAAATCACAGCTGCTGTGGATGCCTGGGGCCGCGGTGCTGCTGCACTGCCCAAGCCCTGGCAGCCTCAGAAACCTGT GCTGCCCGTGGAGGGCATGAGGAACATCCTGATCACCAGTGCTCTGCCCTACGTGAACAATGTGCCCCACCTCGGCAACATCATTGGTTGCGTCCTCAGTGCCGACACCTTTGCCAG GTACTGCCGCCTGCGGAACTGGAACACGCTGTACGTGTGCGGTACGGATGAGTACGGCACAGCCACTGAGACCAAGGCGGTGGAAGAGGGGCTGACGCCCCAGGAGATCTGCAACAAGTACAACGCCATCCACGCTGATATCTACCGCTGGTTCAACATCTCCTTCGACTTCTTCGGCCGCACCACCACGCCGTACCAGACCAT GATTGCCCAGGACATCTTCCAGCGCCTGCTGGCCCGTGGTTTCCTGCTGCAAGACACTATGGAGCAGCTGCGATGTGAGGACTGCCAGCGGTTCCTGGCTGACCGCTTTGTGGAGGGCACCTGCCCCTTCTGCAGCTACAAGGAGGCCCGGGGGGACCAATGTGATAAATGTGGCAAACTCATCAATGCTGTGGAGCTGAAG AATCCGCAATGCAAGCTCTGCAGGGGCGTCCCTGTGGTGAAACCCACCCAGCACCTTTTCCTGGACCTACCCAAG ctgcaggagcagctggagccctggctggagcagtcCTGGGCCACGGGGGACTGGACGGCCAACGCTCGCTACATCACTCGGTCCTGGATCCGGGATGGGCTCAAACCCCGCTGCATCACCCGTGACCTGAAGTGGGGTACGCCTGTGCCCCTTGATGGCTTCCGCGACAAG GTTTTTTACGTGTGGTTTGACGCTCCCATTGGCTACTTGTCCATTACGGCCAACTACACCGACCAGTGGGAGAGGTGGTGGAAGAACCCACAGCAG GTTAAGCTCTACAACTTCATGGCCAAGGACAACGTCCCATTCCACAGCGTCATATTCCCCTGCTCGCTCCTGGGCGCTGATGACAACTACACCCTGGTGAACCACCTCATTGCTACAG agTACCTGAACTATGAGGATGGGAAGTTTTCCAAGAGCCGGGGTGTGGGAGTGTTTGGGGACATGGCCAAGGACACAGGCATCCCTGCGGACATCTGGCGCTTCTACCTGCTGTACCTGCGGCCTGAAGGGCAGGACAGTGCCTTCTCCTGGAGCGACCTCATGCTCAAGAACAACTCAGAGCTGCTGAACAACCTAGGCAACTTCATCAACAG AGCTGGCATGTTCGTGTGCAAGTTCTTTGGTGGCACCGTCCCCAACATGGTCCTGACACTGGATGACAAGCGGCTCTTGGCCCGTGTCACCCTGGAGCTGCGCCAGTACCaccagctgctggagaaagTCCG CATCCGTGATGCCCTGAGATGTATCCTTAACATCTCTCGCCATGGCAATCAGTACATCCAGGTGAATGAGCCCTGGAAGCGGATCAAGGGGGATGAAAAGGACAG GCAGCGTGCAGGCACGGTGACCGGTGTGGCGGTGAACATAGCTTCCATGCTGGCCGTCATGTTACAGCCCTACATGCCTGCTGTCAGCCTGGCCATCCAGAGGCAGCTCTGCATCCCCCCAGACTGCTTCGTCCTGAGCCACGACTTCACCTGCACCCTGCCTCCTGGGCATTGCGTGGGCACT GTGAGCCCCCTTTTCCAGAAGCTGGAGAATGACCAGGTTGAAGCCCTGCGCAAGCGCTTTGGGGGAGGGCAG cctgAGGATCTTGCTGTAGAGCCCCAG GCCAAAGACACCCCTCCAGCCTCAGAGACCCTTGTGGCTCCAGGTGACCCCCAGCTGATCCAGGAGCTGACAGAGGAGGTGGCCAAGCAG GGCAACCATGTTCGGCAGCtgaaggccaacaaggcagagAAGGCCCAGGTCGACACCGAGGTGGCCaagctgctggagctgaagaAGCAGCTGGCACTAGCAGAGGGGAAAAGCCCTGAAGTCCCTGTGCCCAAGGGGAAGCGAAAGAAGTAG
- the DDIT3 gene encoding DNA damage-inducible transcript 3 protein: MAAEGLPAGGPTSTLPSWELEAWYQDLQEVLAAAEGSGPSPPWGAEQAELAPLWGMEGAGGGPEGCELDAALAAELLELLGPESTAGTEPAGPPGSASSRSSPPRLGTEEDEAGAATGRGVKRKRCSGMVASRDRAKHQERANEQRVLELTAHNEQLREEIQRLSMEVERTRAALIDRIVNLRRA, encoded by the exons ATGGCAGCTGAGGGGCTGCCTGCTGGGGGACCCACCAGCACCCTGcccagctgggagctggaggcCTGGTACCAGGACCTACaggaggtgctggcagcagcagagggcagTGGGCCCTCCCCACCCTGGGGGGCTGAGCAG gcagagctggctccGCTGTGGGGCATGGAGGGGGCTGGTGGTGGTCCAGAGGGCTGCGAGCTGGacgctgccctggctgctgagctgctggagctgctggggccaGAGAGCACAGCTGGCACAGAGCCAGCAGGACCGCCAGGCTCAGCCTCCAGCAGGAGCTCCCCACCCCGGCTGGGCACAGAGGAGGATGAGGCAGGGGCAGCTACAGGGCGTGGGGTGAAGAGGAAGAGGTGCAGTGGCATGGTGGCAAGCAGGGACCGGGCCAAGCACCAGGAGCGGGCCAACGAGCAGCGGGTGCTGGAGCTGACAGCCCACAATGAGCAGCTCCGGGAAGAGATCCAGCGGCTCAGCATGGAGGTGGAGCGCACACGAGCAGCCCTCATCGACCGCATTGTGAACCTTCGCCGGGCTTAG